A region of Micropterus dolomieu isolate WLL.071019.BEF.003 ecotype Adirondacks linkage group LG01, ASM2129224v1, whole genome shotgun sequence DNA encodes the following proteins:
- the LOC123975958 gene encoding sodium/myo-inositol cotransporter-like, whose product MAIMEVADIIVVVIYFILVLAIGFLAMLKANQSTVSGYFLAGRSMNWAAVGASLFVSNIGSEHFIGLAGSGAASGFSVAAWEFNALLLLQLLGWVFIPVYIQSGVYTMPEYLSKRYGGRRLKVYFATLSLVLYIFTKLSVDLYAGALFIQESLGWNLYLSIILLIAMTALLTVTGGLVAVIYTDSVQASLMITGALCLTGISLFKVGGLEGLRTKYMQATPNITAILLSSPNLTYSESCHHHLKPKPDALKILRGPRDQDLPWPGFILGQTPASIWYWCADQVIVQRVLAAKNIAHAKGSTIMAGFLKILPMFIIVIPGMISRILFADELACISPEHCMEVCGSAAGCSNVSYPRLVMSVMPVGLRGLMLAVMIAALMSDLDSIFNSASTIFTLDIYKMLRKRVSSRELVIVGRFFVVFMVIISFAWVPVIIEMQGGQMFYYIQEVSDYLTPPIAALFLLGVLWHRCNETGAFWGGMVGFALGALRLVLAFVYREPHCDRPDERPSFIKDVHFMYVAAILFWVSALVTVVVSLCTPPPGKEQIRTTTLWGLNKRERLKLQEKQNTGEDINALKHLNHAILKGNSLLGKEKYQDHPNMLNGNNVNAQPCNDHAITASDIETHNPIENGCHSLTDQSDPKMVEKVEGRGRREGADEEEGWEMYEGQVEGGRCMKVLHWICGFQEKQLKTQVITIQEQEKILDELLHEPPQTRIILNIGLVVICSVGIFLFIYFSL is encoded by the exons ATGGCTATCATGGAAGTGGCAGACATCATTGTTGTAGTGATCTACTTCATCCTGGTGCTGGCGATCGGTTTCCTTGCCATGTTGAAAGCCAACCAAAGCACAGTAAGCGGCTACTTCCTCGCTGGTCGCTCCATGAATTGGGCAGCTGTAGGAGCATCTCTATTCGTTAGCAACATAGGAAGTGAGCATTTCATTGGACTAGCTGGATCAGGTGCTGCCAGCGGGTTCAGCGTTGCTGCATGGGAATTCAATGCTCTACTATTACTCCAGTTGTTAGGCTGGGTGTTTATCCCTGTGTATATTCAGTCCGGAGTCTACACCATGCCAGAGTACCTCTCCAAACGGTATGGCGGGAGGCGACTAAAGGTGTATTTTGCCACATTATCTCTTGTCCTGTACATCTTCACCAAGTTGTCTGTGGACCTCTATGCCGGAGCCTTGTTCATTCAGGAATCTTTAGGGTGGAACCTCTATTTGTCAATTATCCTCCTCATTGCCATGACAGCTTTGCTGACAGTCACTGGAGGTCTGGTAGCTGTCATCTACACAGATTCGGTCCAGGCGTCCCTCATGATCACCGGAGCACTCTGCCTTACAGGCATCAGCCTCTTCAAAGTGGGAGGACTTGAAG GATTGAGGACCAAGTACATGCAGGCTACTCCAAACATCACTGCCATCTTGCTGTCTTCACCCAACCTGACATATTCTGAATCTTGCCACCACCACCTCAAGCCGAAGCCAGATGCTCTGAAAATCCTTCGAGGCCCGAGGGATCAAGACTTACCTTGGCCAGGTTTCATACTGGGCCAGACTCCTGCCTCTATTTG GTATTGGTGTGCAGATCAAGTGATTGTACAGCGAGTTCTGGCAGCAAAGAACATTGCCCATGCCAAAGGTTCTACTATCATGGCTGGCTTTCTGAAAATCCTCCCCATGTTCATCATTGTCATCCCAG GGATGATTTCCAGGATTTTGTTTGCCGATGAGTTGGCATGTATCAGCCCAGAACACTGCATGGAAGTGTGCGGTTCCGCAGCCGGCTGTAGCAATGTGTCTTACCCACGTCTCGTCATGTCAGTGATGCCCGTTGGTCTCCGTGGCCTGATGTTGGCTGTCATGATCGCAGCTCTGATGAGCGACTTGGACTCCATCTTCAACTCAGCCAGCACCATTTTCACGTTGGATATTTACAAGATGCTACGAAAGCGGGTGTCATCCCGGGAGTTAGTGATAGTCGGCAGGTTTTTTGTGGTTTTCATGGTGATCATCAGCTTTGCCTGGGTGCCGGTCATCATCGAGATGCAGGGGGGGCAGATGTTCTATTACATCCAAGAAGTATCAGATTACCTGACTCCACCCATAGCTGCTCTCTTCTTGCTTGGTGTCCTGTGGCATCGCTGCAATGAGACGGGTGCCTTTTGGGGTGGGATGGTAGGGTTTGCCCTCGGAGCATTGCGTCTGGTTTTGGCATTTGTTTACCGCGAGCCTCACTGCGACCGGCCTGATGAGCGGCCATCTTTCATCAAAGATGTTCATTTCATGTATGTGGCGGCCATCTTGTTTTGGGTGTCAGCTTTGGTGACTGTAGTTGTGAGTCTCTGCACTCCTCCACCTGGAAAAGAACAAATCAGAACCACTACTCTTTGGGGGTTAAACAAGAGGGAGAGGCTAAAacttcaagaaaaacaaaatactggAGAAGACATCAATGCTTTGAAGCATCTAAACCATGCAATCCTAAAAGGAAACAGTTTGCTTGGTAAAGAAAAGTATCAAGACCACCCAAACATGCTCAATGGCAATAACGTAAATGCTCAACCATGCAATGATCATGCTATCACAGCCAGTGACATAGAAACCCACAATCCTATCGAGAATGGTTGCCACTCACTAACTGACCAATCTGACCCTAAAATGGTAGAAAAGGtagaaggaagaggaaggagggagggggcgGATGAAGAGGAGGGCTGGGAGATGTATGAAGGACAAGTGGAGGGTGGGAGATGTATGAAGGTTTTACATTGGATCTGTGGCTTCCAAGAGAAGCAGCTCAAAACTCAGGTCATTACCATCCAGGAACAGGAGAAGATCTTGGATGAGCTTCTCCATGAACCTCCACAAACCAGGATCATCCTGAACATAGGACTGGTGGTGATTTGCTCTGTCGGGATCTTTCTCTTCATCTATTTCTCCTTATAG